A stretch of the Bacillus anthracis str. Vollum genome encodes the following:
- a CDS encoding DUF3923 family protein yields the protein MKKRWISWWIGNIFWIIVFGIWAAIIWLRDVDGAGVIQTPEIKSISLIVILIAFIIPVFFQVIWLIINLRMSKKNNFTT from the coding sequence ATGAAAAAACGATGGATTTCTTGGTGGATTGGTAACATATTTTGGATTATCGTTTTTGGAATATGGGCAGCTATTATTTGGCTACGAGATGTTGATGGTGCAGGTGTCATTCAAACACCCGAAATTAAATCCATATCACTTATCGTTATATTAATCGCGTTTATCATACCGGTATTTTTTCAAGTTATATGGCTAATCATTAATTTGAGGATGAGTAAAAAAAATAACTTTACGACTTAG
- a CDS encoding MDR family MFS transporter: MKSFSTPIRFMLISSFFMSFGYFAVYAFLAIYLLTFLHFSAVQVGTVLTVMTITSRIIPLFSGLIADKIGYIIMMIAGLFLRGIGFIALGICSDFYTISISSALIGFGTAFYEPAARAIFGSQPAHTRKNLFTYLNLSFNCGAIMGPIAGGFLLLLDPIYAFSLTGSLMLIFAFIFYLLKDHFQVTTENTSITLGIQAILQNKSFLLFSFIMIFFYIMFTQLTVALPLHMKNISNSNQLATLVITINAITGVIFMVLFRKLFLKYNTLSFIKYGVLLMSISFLLIPLFQHPYWLFICVIFFTIGETLVLPNVDIATANYSNESYTATYFGFYQLSLAFGFIIGNYIGTWFTSNLNEMYTPWLIFGGIGLTSFISLHILNIRKVASKEDRYIPM, encoded by the coding sequence ATGAAAAGTTTCTCAACACCGATACGTTTCATGCTTATTTCTTCATTTTTTATGTCTTTTGGTTATTTTGCGGTATACGCATTTTTAGCTATTTATCTATTAACCTTTCTTCATTTTTCTGCTGTCCAAGTAGGAACAGTGTTGACGGTTATGACAATTACATCACGAATTATCCCATTATTCTCAGGGTTAATTGCTGACAAAATAGGCTATATCATTATGATGATAGCTGGATTATTTTTGAGGGGAATTGGATTTATCGCTTTAGGAATATGTTCTGATTTCTATACAATTTCCATTTCTTCTGCACTTATTGGCTTCGGAACTGCATTTTACGAACCTGCTGCTCGCGCTATATTTGGCTCACAACCAGCTCATACAAGAAAAAATTTATTTACATATTTAAACCTTAGCTTTAATTGTGGTGCAATAATGGGACCAATTGCAGGAGGGTTCTTACTCTTACTCGATCCAATCTATGCCTTCTCTCTAACAGGATCACTTATGCTGATATTTGCTTTTATCTTTTACTTACTTAAAGATCACTTCCAAGTCACTACTGAAAACACGTCTATTACATTAGGAATACAGGCCATCTTACAAAACAAGTCTTTCCTTCTGTTTTCATTTATCATGATTTTCTTCTATATTATGTTTACACAGCTTACCGTCGCACTTCCACTTCATATGAAAAACATTAGTAATAGCAATCAACTTGCTACATTAGTCATTACGATAAATGCAATAACAGGCGTCATATTTATGGTGTTATTTCGAAAACTCTTTCTCAAATACAACACCCTTTCCTTTATTAAATACGGTGTTTTATTAATGAGTATTTCCTTTTTACTCATTCCTTTATTTCAACACCCATATTGGCTATTTATTTGTGTAATTTTCTTTACAATCGGTGAAACACTCGTATTACCTAACGTTGACATCGCCACTGCAAATTACAGTAATGAATCATATACAGCTACTTACTTCGGATTTTATCAACTATCACTCGCATTTGGTTTTATCATCGGTAACTATATCGGTACATGGTTTACATCAAATTTAAACGAAATGTATACACCATGGCTTATTTTTGGCGGAATAGGGCTTACTAGTTTTATTTCACTACATATTTTGAATATAAGAAAAGTGGCCTCTAAAGAGGATAGATATATACCTATGTAA
- a CDS encoding tetratricopeptide repeat protein, with translation MNINEKAIEMFEQNKYEEAMELFHRAVHESRDVQSLNNLAWMYFYEEENDEKALELIGEVVKLNPSSYFPYNILRDIYMKQKKWEEAKEALQKSISIQPSDEAYHNVAVAHYNLGELEEASEFFLRVAGDSDYIMYSYVKCLIDLGRTKEAKEKLDAFNRESDNFLGEMMVADLYVELNCYKEAIEWFEKGYKECWKSPNWIGRFVYALYKVNNSSRIHEVIRESIEAKIAEIEDVENAEVEENWTENDKKELIEEYTKENNYYKTMIGRIKSGYVLDLEFETDYIGGCYLFGCKRHNHLEYGQ, from the coding sequence TTGAACATTAATGAGAAGGCAATTGAAATGTTTGAACAAAATAAATATGAGGAAGCAATGGAACTGTTTCACCGAGCAGTACATGAATCTAGAGACGTACAATCTCTCAATAATCTTGCTTGGATGTACTTTTACGAGGAAGAGAATGATGAGAAAGCTCTTGAATTAATAGGAGAAGTTGTTAAGTTGAATCCTTCTTCATACTTTCCTTATAACATCTTAAGGGATATTTACATGAAACAAAAAAAGTGGGAAGAAGCGAAAGAAGCACTCCAAAAATCTATTTCGATTCAACCATCCGATGAAGCATATCACAATGTAGCTGTAGCTCATTATAATCTTGGAGAGCTGGAAGAAGCTTCGGAATTTTTCTTGCGAGTTGCAGGGGATTCGGATTATATCATGTATAGCTATGTAAAATGTTTAATTGATTTAGGGCGAACGAAAGAAGCGAAAGAGAAGTTAGATGCTTTTAACAGGGAATCTGATAATTTTTTAGGAGAAATGATGGTAGCAGATTTATATGTTGAGTTGAATTGTTATAAAGAAGCAATTGAATGGTTCGAAAAGGGATACAAAGAATGCTGGAAAAGCCCCAATTGGATTGGTAGATTTGTTTATGCTCTATATAAAGTGAATAATTCCTCGCGTATACATGAAGTTATACGGGAATCTATCGAAGCAAAAATAGCAGAAATAGAAGATGTCGAGAATGCAGAAGTAGAAGAAAATTGGACAGAGAACGATAAGAAAGAGTTAATTGAGGAATATACAAAAGAGAATAATTACTATAAAACAATGATAGGACGTATTAAATCTGGATATGTTCTAGACTTAGAATTTGAAACGGATTATATAGGGGGGTGCTATTTATTTGGTTGTAAAAGGCATAATCATCTTGAATATGGACAATAA
- a CDS encoding lipoprotein, with protein MELRDVIKQKLAVLLFTGIILSGCSTIAENSLETGNGSMELLTPTITTKDNELEIKTEGIDENKVTFIYVANKKVLEQKLKNGESYKLNIKDIEHAHRTDYKPKVQLLQTKDDNDDGEIVTFKQVRYAVKN; from the coding sequence ATGGAATTGAGGGATGTTATTAAACAGAAATTGGCTGTTCTTCTATTCACCGGAATCATATTATCAGGATGTTCAACTATAGCAGAAAATTCTTTAGAAACTGGAAACGGTAGTATGGAATTATTAACACCAACGATTACAACAAAAGATAATGAATTAGAAATTAAGACTGAAGGTATTGATGAAAATAAAGTGACTTTTATTTATGTTGCGAATAAAAAAGTATTGGAACAAAAGCTAAAGAATGGTGAATCCTACAAGCTTAACATTAAAGATATCGAACACGCTCATAGGACGGACTACAAACCAAAAGTTCAACTTTTACAAACGAAAGATGATAATGATGATGGAGAAATAGTCACCTTCAAACAAGTTAGATATGCGGTTAAAAACTAA
- a CDS encoding ATP synthase subunit I: MIQAALRVYRLQLYVIFSGLLLMWTITPFGKQVTGFGIGLAVSAYCLWLLARRVEKLGKSIVMKEKAPGLGVLNRFAAAILGAIIMYEIEHEMEMWAFGTGILGGHFLMIANLAYANIQLVKEEEKKREHASKNIEL, encoded by the coding sequence TTGATTCAAGCAGCCTTACGTGTATATCGATTACAATTGTATGTGATCTTTAGTGGTTTACTACTTATGTGGACGATTACTCCGTTTGGAAAACAAGTAACAGGGTTTGGAATCGGATTAGCTGTAAGTGCATATTGCCTTTGGTTATTAGCTCGTAGAGTGGAGAAACTTGGGAAAAGTATTGTAATGAAGGAAAAGGCTCCAGGATTAGGAGTTTTAAACCGATTTGCAGCTGCCATTTTAGGAGCTATCATCATGTATGAAATTGAGCATGAAATGGAAATGTGGGCATTTGGTACAGGTATTTTAGGTGGACACTTTTTAATGATTGCAAATTTAGCTTATGCAAATATACAGTTAGTGAAAGAAGAAGAGAAGAAAAGGGAACATGCTTCGAAAAACATAGAGCTATGA
- a CDS encoding CGNR zinc finger domain-containing protein, whose amino-acid sequence MNQNAPNELEYIRELLNTWRIPNDTREPIDLLQTEEDIKLFMKEYFHEELPFHTIEELKNFREDIRMVIEGEESLQKWLEKYPFQVNVREDMKGITYEPMREENMYTKVLSIVLTAIQENFWGRLKSCPDCRWVFYDHSRNGSKRWCGMYAGEEGGRACGTIAKVKNYRAKRKGRTGYNV is encoded by the coding sequence TTGAATCAAAATGCACCAAATGAATTAGAGTATATTCGAGAGCTTTTAAATACATGGAGAATACCAAACGATACGAGAGAGCCAATTGATTTGCTGCAAACAGAAGAGGATATAAAGCTCTTTATGAAAGAATATTTTCATGAAGAGCTTCCATTTCATACGATAGAAGAATTAAAAAATTTTCGAGAAGATATTCGGATGGTAATTGAAGGTGAAGAATCATTACAAAAATGGTTAGAGAAATATCCATTTCAAGTAAACGTAAGGGAAGATATGAAAGGTATTACATATGAACCAATGCGGGAAGAAAATATGTATACAAAAGTATTAAGCATTGTGTTAACGGCAATTCAAGAAAATTTTTGGGGAAGGTTAAAATCATGTCCAGATTGTCGCTGGGTATTTTACGACCATTCGCGAAATGGGAGCAAAAGATGGTGCGGTATGTATGCTGGAGAAGAAGGAGGAAGAGCGTGCGGTACAATTGCAAAAGTGAAAAATTACCGAGCGAAGAGAAAAGGAAGAACGGGTTATAATGTGTAA
- a CDS encoding DUF2179 domain-containing protein, translating to MLQALLIFVLQIIYVPILTIRTILLVKNQTRSAAAVGLLEGAIYIVSLGIVFQDLSNWMNIVAYVIGFSAGLLLGGYIENKLAIGYITYQVSLLDRCNELVDELRHSGFGVTVFEGEGINSIRYRLDIVAKRSREKELLEIINEIAPKAFMSSYEIRSFKGGYLTKAMKKRALMKKKDHHVS from the coding sequence ATGTTACAAGCGCTACTAATTTTTGTGCTTCAAATTATTTACGTTCCCATTTTAACAATTCGTACGATTTTGCTTGTAAAGAATCAAACAAGATCCGCTGCTGCTGTTGGATTGTTAGAAGGAGCTATTTACATTGTCAGTTTAGGTATTGTGTTTCAAGATTTATCAAATTGGATGAACATCGTTGCCTATGTCATTGGCTTTAGTGCGGGACTGTTATTAGGCGGTTATATAGAGAATAAATTAGCAATTGGTTATATTACGTATCAAGTTAGTTTACTAGACCGTTGTAATGAATTAGTAGATGAATTACGTCACTCTGGATTTGGCGTTACCGTATTTGAAGGCGAAGGTATTAATTCGATACGTTATCGCTTAGATATCGTTGCGAAACGTTCTAGAGAAAAAGAACTGTTAGAAATTATTAATGAAATTGCACCGAAAGCCTTTATGTCTTCTTATGAAATCCGCTCATTTAAAGGTGGATATTTAACGAAGGCGATGAAGAAGAGAGCGTTAATGAAGAAAAAAGATCATCATGTATCGTAA